One Undibacter mobilis genomic region harbors:
- the rplU gene encoding 50S ribosomal protein L21, with protein MFAVIKAGGKQYRVVAEDVIRIDRQAGEPGDVIEFGEVLLVGGDNPQVGAPTVSGATVAGVVLNHERGDKVIAFKKRRRKNSRRKRGFRHEFSVIRITEILTDGKKPSKTPPEKPKRVAKPKPAAAEGAEGEKKAAKKPAARKKAAKSAA; from the coding sequence ATGTTCGCAGTCATCAAAGCCGGCGGTAAGCAGTACCGCGTTGTGGCTGAAGATGTGATCCGGATCGACCGCCAGGCGGGCGAACCGGGCGATGTGATTGAATTTGGTGAAGTTTTGCTGGTCGGCGGTGATAATCCGCAGGTCGGCGCGCCGACCGTGTCGGGCGCCACCGTGGCCGGCGTGGTGCTGAACCACGAGCGCGGCGACAAGGTCATCGCGTTCAAGAAGCGCCGCCGCAAGAATTCGCGCCGCAAGCGCGGCTTCCGTCACGAATTCTCGGTGATCCGCATCACCGAAATCCTGACCGACGGCAAGAAGCCGTCGAAGACGCCGCCGGAAAAGCCGAAGCGCGTCGCCAAGCCGAAGCCCGCAGCGGCCGAAGGCGCTGAAGGCGAAAAGAAAGCGGCCAAAAAGCCGGCCGCTCGCAAGAAGGCCGCCAAATCCGCCGCGTAA
- a CDS encoding DUF6538 domain-containing protein: MTRPWKHPKTGMCWLRKRVPDDLRLLIGKREEKRSLGTRDFAEAKVRLAQAMTEVDAR, encoded by the coding sequence ATGACGCGTCCCTGGAAGCATCCCAAGACCGGAATGTGCTGGCTACGCAAGCGCGTGCCGGACGATCTGCGTCTCCTGATAGGCAAGCGCGAGGAAAAGCGCAGTCTAGGCACGCGCGATTTTGCCGAGGCCAAAGTCCGTCTCGCGCAAGCCATGACGGAAGTCGATGCTAGGTAG
- a CDS encoding response regulator: protein MSEPSPIVLIVDDEIQIRRFLRTGFELNGFVVHEAGTGTEGIRAATLRPIDIVIVDLGLPDMDGSDVVERIRSWSTVPIIVLSVRSAEAQKVRLLEMGADDYVVKPFGIAELLARVRVALRRQSRAASGEPSVTVGPLTIDLASRTVTLNGQRLTLTPKEYRLLQVLAQHAGNVVTHQHLLKEVWGSIHMQDTHYLRIFVRKLRQKIEPAPDSPKILVTELGVGYRLAHTADAENGAAVTATVG, encoded by the coding sequence ATGAGTGAGCCCTCTCCCATCGTGCTGATCGTCGACGACGAGATTCAGATCCGCCGCTTCCTGCGGACCGGCTTCGAGCTCAACGGCTTTGTTGTGCATGAAGCCGGCACCGGCACCGAAGGAATCCGCGCCGCAACCTTGCGGCCCATCGACATCGTCATTGTCGATCTCGGATTGCCGGACATGGATGGCTCCGATGTGGTCGAACGCATCCGGTCGTGGTCTACCGTGCCGATCATCGTGCTGTCGGTCCGCTCGGCGGAAGCGCAGAAGGTGCGGCTGCTCGAAATGGGGGCCGACGATTATGTCGTGAAGCCGTTCGGCATCGCCGAACTGCTCGCCCGCGTGCGCGTGGCGTTGCGCCGACAGTCGCGCGCTGCCTCGGGCGAGCCGTCGGTGACGGTCGGCCCGCTGACCATCGACCTGGCCTCGCGCACCGTGACGCTCAATGGCCAGCGCCTGACGCTGACGCCGAAGGAATATCGCCTGTTGCAGGTGCTGGCGCAGCACGCCGGCAATGTCGTCACGCATCAGCACCTCCTGAAGGAGGTGTGGGGCTCGATCCACATGCAGGACACCCACTACCTGCGTATCTTCGTGCGCAAGCTGCGGCAGAAGATCGAGCCGGCGCCGGATTCGCCGAAAATCCTGGTGACCGAACTGGGCGTCGGCTACCGGCTGGCCCATACCGCCGACGCGGAGAACGGCGCCGCGGTGACGGCGACGGTGGGGTGA
- a CDS encoding GNAT family N-acetyltransferase, with protein sequence MTLLEEIPSDSFREASIPVLETERLVMRAPRLADAKAVSMLAADRRIAENTARIPHPYRLTDAENFIATANKPGGECVYLITRDKSVVGACSIAQQDGAAEIGYWLGIEHWGKGYATEAVHALVDYAFTDLGYDALHAGARVTNPASRRVLEKCGFQWTGVGLYRIHSIKSSAPIDRFRLDHGIWSALKGWAPIKRVS encoded by the coding sequence ATGACCCTGCTGGAAGAAATACCAAGCGACAGCTTTCGCGAAGCGAGTATCCCCGTCCTCGAGACCGAGCGGCTTGTTATGCGCGCGCCGCGTCTCGCGGACGCTAAAGCAGTATCGATGCTCGCAGCCGACCGTCGTATTGCCGAAAATACAGCGCGTATTCCCCATCCGTACCGTTTGACGGATGCAGAGAATTTCATTGCCACCGCCAACAAGCCGGGCGGCGAATGTGTCTATCTCATCACGCGCGACAAGTCGGTGGTCGGCGCCTGCAGCATTGCGCAGCAGGATGGCGCCGCGGAGATCGGCTATTGGCTCGGCATCGAGCACTGGGGCAAGGGCTACGCCACCGAGGCGGTGCATGCGCTGGTCGATTACGCCTTCACCGATCTTGGCTATGACGCGCTGCATGCCGGCGCGCGCGTGACCAACCCGGCGTCGCGGCGGGTGCTGGAGAAGTGCGGCTTTCAGTGGACCGGCGTCGGCCTGTACCGCATCCACTCGATCAAGTCGTCGGCGCCGATCGACCGCTTCCGGCTCGATCACGGCATCTGGTCCGCGCTCAAGGGCTGGGCGCCGATCAAGCGCGTCTCGTGA
- a CDS encoding FMN-binding negative transcriptional regulator yields MYQPPHFREDRIDVQHALIAAHPLGLLITSGPGGLQANPAPFLIDAGASERGTLRAHLARANPQLAELAAVSECLVVFQGPQHYISPSLYPTKQETGKVVPTWNYITVHAWGTPRVMDNAAWLRQQIDDLTRHNERGQRAPWNVSDAPDTFIAAQIKGIVGVEIPIARIEGKWKVSQNRTAADQQGVAAGLRGLGSEADMLANEVAARGKAH; encoded by the coding sequence ATGTATCAACCTCCCCACTTTCGTGAAGACCGGATCGACGTTCAGCATGCGCTGATCGCGGCGCATCCGCTCGGCCTCCTGATCACATCGGGACCGGGCGGATTGCAGGCGAATCCGGCGCCGTTCCTGATCGACGCCGGCGCGTCGGAGCGCGGCACGTTGCGCGCGCATCTGGCGCGCGCCAATCCGCAGCTCGCCGAACTGGCCGCGGTTTCCGAATGTCTGGTCGTGTTTCAGGGGCCGCAGCATTACATCAGCCCGTCGCTCTATCCGACCAAACAGGAGACGGGCAAAGTCGTGCCGACATGGAATTACATCACAGTCCACGCGTGGGGCACGCCGCGCGTCATGGACAATGCGGCTTGGCTGCGGCAACAAATCGACGACCTGACGCGGCATAACGAGCGCGGCCAGCGTGCGCCGTGGAATGTGTCGGATGCGCCGGACACTTTCATTGCCGCGCAGATCAAGGGCATTGTCGGCGTCGAAATTCCGATCGCGCGCATCGAAGGCAAATGGAAGGTCAGCCAGAACCGCACGGCCGCCGATCAGCAAGGAGTCGCGGCGGGGCTGCGCGGCCTCGGTAGTGAGGCGGACATGCTGGCCAACGAAGTGGCCGCGCGCGGGAAGGCGCACTAA
- a CDS encoding DMT family transporter, giving the protein MTAPTSDAPARPTQLAKDHTLAGIALMLVGIFFFAVNDTMGKYLVGTYAVGQILLMRSAAALVFLTPFIRREGLSAFTNAPRPWLQVLRAVFATFEVGCFYWALTGMSLADTMTFYLAGPIYVTAMSPFLLGEHVGWRRWLAVLAGFVGVMVALGPSGGAFSPHALVAIAGSLMFSIFMVCTRLVRGTSDVVLVTTQVVAALVFGAVTAPFTWVAVTLFDGAMLALLGVVAMIAFLCINRSISIAPASVVVPYQYTTIVWAVILGFIFFGDIPSTQMLIGAGIIIAAGIYIFIREQRLAKPAAFTEPPPA; this is encoded by the coding sequence ATGACCGCCCCGACCTCGGACGCGCCCGCGCGTCCAACCCAGCTCGCCAAAGACCACACCCTCGCCGGCATCGCCCTGATGCTGGTCGGCATCTTCTTCTTCGCCGTCAACGACACCATGGGCAAATATCTGGTCGGCACGTATGCGGTCGGCCAGATCCTGCTGATGCGCAGCGCCGCCGCGCTGGTGTTCCTGACGCCGTTCATCCGCCGCGAGGGCCTCTCCGCTTTCACGAATGCGCCGCGGCCGTGGCTGCAGGTCTTGCGCGCCGTGTTCGCCACGTTCGAGGTCGGCTGCTTCTACTGGGCGCTGACCGGCATGTCGCTGGCCGACACCATGACCTTCTATCTCGCCGGCCCCATCTACGTGACGGCGATGTCGCCCTTCCTGCTCGGTGAGCATGTCGGCTGGCGGCGCTGGCTGGCGGTGCTGGCCGGCTTCGTCGGCGTCATGGTCGCGCTCGGCCCCAGCGGCGGCGCGTTCTCGCCGCATGCTCTGGTGGCGATCGCCGGCAGCCTGATGTTCTCGATCTTCATGGTCTGCACCCGTTTGGTGCGCGGCACCTCCGACGTGGTGCTGGTGACGACGCAGGTGGTGGCCGCGCTGGTGTTCGGCGCGGTGACGGCGCCGTTCACCTGGGTCGCGGTCACGTTGTTCGACGGCGCGATGCTGGCGCTGCTCGGCGTCGTGGCGATGATCGCGTTTCTCTGCATCAACCGCTCGATCAGCATCGCGCCGGCCTCGGTGGTGGTGCCTTATCAGTACACCACCATCGTCTGGGCCGTGATCCTCGGCTTCATCTTCTTCGGCGACATTCCCTCGACGCAGATGCTGATCGGCGCCGGCATCATCATCGCCGCCGGCATTTACATCTTCATCCGCGAGCAGCGGCTGGCCAAGCCGGCTGCCTTCACCGAACCGCCGCCGGCGTAA
- a CDS encoding RidA family protein: protein MQRTLVSSGAIFEEKIGFSRAVRVGPHIAVSGTAPIAPGGGVACPGDLYGQTLRCLAIIEKAINDAGGKREHVIRTRIFLKEMSNWEDAGRAHGEFFRGIRPASTMIQIVQAIDPGWLVEIEADAIVT from the coding sequence ATGCAACGCACACTCGTTTCATCCGGCGCCATTTTCGAGGAGAAGATCGGCTTCTCCCGCGCCGTGCGCGTCGGCCCGCATATCGCGGTGTCCGGCACGGCGCCGATTGCGCCGGGCGGCGGTGTCGCCTGCCCCGGCGATCTCTACGGCCAGACCTTGCGCTGTCTCGCGATCATCGAGAAAGCCATCAATGACGCCGGCGGCAAGCGCGAGCACGTCATCCGCACCCGCATCTTTCTCAAGGAGATGTCGAACTGGGAAGACGCCGGCCGCGCCCATGGCGAGTTCTTCCGCGGCATCCGCCCGGCTTCGACCATGATCCAGATCGTGCAGGCGATCGATCCCGGCTGGCTGGTCGAGATCGAGGCCGACGCGATTGTTACCTGA
- the rpmA gene encoding 50S ribosomal protein L27, with the protein MAHKKAGGSSRNGRDSDGRRLGLKKSGGQLAIAGNIIARQRGTVWHAGRNVGMGKDHTLFALVDGKVQFATKAKGRTYISVVPTMAAAAE; encoded by the coding sequence ATGGCGCACAAAAAAGCAGGCGGTTCATCCCGCAACGGCCGCGACTCTGATGGTCGCCGCCTTGGTCTGAAGAAGTCCGGTGGTCAGCTCGCGATCGCCGGCAACATCATTGCACGTCAGCGCGGTACCGTGTGGCATGCCGGCCGTAATGTAGGCATGGGCAAGGATCATACGTTGTTCGCACTCGTCGATGGAAAAGTTCAGTTCGCTACCAAAGCCAAAGGCCGCACGTACATCTCCGTCGTCCCGACGATGGCAGCTGCGGCCGAATAA
- a CDS encoding DUF4118 domain-containing protein translates to MPFTISLHRLRQEMRGLLLTLCLVGIVTAGIFTFVWSVGLTRGTVVYLVPVLIAAMRWGLIAALFASACGVLASAFFFFPPLYSLEIRDPQEVINLLLYIVVAVVVSQLASRLKNELEKSHKREIDLRDLYAFSRRIAVAFDVSDIQSAIEDHLTAVIQRKVVLFATARDAAGNARRRADAAVPPQVLAEIEKLEKADDRRPSTGDPVVADDGEAWLVRAVSPKNPEFGFVAVNLGRPSHGHSDADDLRVRVDAVLADATATLDRLGIAQAINEARMRAETDQLREALIGSVSHELRTPLASIMGAATVLSTAPALAGEPKLQALVQDVRSEAERLNNDIENLIDATRISSDGVKPRMEWADPSDILDSALDRCRKKLSRHTLSLNLPKDLPLVHVDPVLVKQALVQVFDNAAKYSPPGSTIMVAARARDGRIVLNVSDQGAGLSESELPHIWDRFARGERTASLTSGSGLGLWIANAFIAANGGKMDAISDGPGRGTTIAIELPVAQATVHPMESDQDE, encoded by the coding sequence ATGCCGTTCACCATATCGCTGCACCGTCTACGCCAGGAAATGCGCGGCCTGCTGCTGACGCTGTGCCTGGTCGGCATTGTGACGGCCGGGATTTTCACCTTCGTCTGGTCTGTCGGCCTGACCCGCGGAACCGTGGTCTACCTGGTCCCGGTCCTGATCGCGGCGATGCGCTGGGGCCTCATCGCCGCGCTGTTTGCATCGGCCTGCGGCGTTCTGGCCTCCGCGTTCTTCTTCTTCCCGCCACTCTATTCGCTCGAAATCCGCGACCCGCAGGAAGTCATCAATCTCCTGCTCTATATCGTTGTGGCGGTCGTCGTCAGCCAACTGGCGAGCCGGCTCAAGAACGAGCTTGAGAAGTCGCACAAACGGGAAATCGACCTGCGCGATCTCTACGCCTTCTCGCGGCGTATCGCCGTCGCCTTCGACGTATCCGATATTCAGTCCGCGATCGAAGACCATCTCACCGCGGTCATCCAGCGCAAGGTCGTGCTGTTCGCGACCGCGCGCGATGCCGCCGGCAATGCGCGCCGGCGCGCCGACGCCGCGGTGCCGCCGCAGGTGCTGGCCGAGATCGAGAAGCTCGAAAAAGCCGATGACCGACGGCCCTCGACCGGCGATCCTGTTGTCGCCGATGATGGCGAAGCCTGGCTGGTGCGCGCCGTCTCGCCGAAAAACCCCGAATTCGGCTTCGTCGCCGTCAATCTGGGCCGGCCGTCGCACGGCCACTCCGACGCCGACGATCTGCGCGTCCGCGTTGATGCCGTATTGGCCGACGCAACCGCCACCCTCGACCGGCTGGGAATCGCCCAGGCGATCAACGAAGCCCGCATGCGCGCCGAAACCGATCAGTTGCGCGAAGCGCTGATCGGCTCGGTCAGCCACGAATTGCGCACCCCGCTCGCCTCGATCATGGGCGCCGCCACGGTGCTCAGCACCGCGCCGGCGCTGGCGGGCGAGCCCAAGTTGCAGGCGCTGGTGCAGGACGTTCGCTCCGAGGCCGAGCGCCTGAACAACGACATTGAGAACCTCATCGATGCCACGCGCATTTCCAGCGACGGCGTGAAGCCGCGCATGGAATGGGCCGATCCCAGCGACATTCTCGATTCGGCGCTGGACCGTTGCCGCAAGAAGCTGTCGCGGCACACCTTGAGCCTCAACCTGCCCAAGGACCTGCCGCTGGTCCATGTCGATCCGGTCCTGGTCAAGCAGGCGCTGGTCCAGGTCTTCGACAATGCCGCCAAATATTCGCCACCGGGTTCTACGATCATGGTGGCGGCGCGCGCCCGTGACGGCCGCATCGTGCTGAATGTCAGCGACCAGGGGGCCGGACTGAGCGAATCCGAGCTGCCGCACATCTGGGACCGCTTCGCGCGCGGCGAACGCACGGCCTCGCTCACCAGCGGTTCGGGCCTCGGCCTTTGGATCGCGAATGCTTTTATCGCCGCCAATGGCGGCAAAATGGACGCCATCAGCGACGGTCCCGGCCGGGGCACGACGATCGCCATCGAATTGCCCGTGGCACAAGCAACTGTTCACCCCATGGAAAGCGACCAAGATGAGTGA